The Lactuca sativa cultivar Salinas chromosome 2, Lsat_Salinas_v11, whole genome shotgun sequence genome includes a window with the following:
- the LOC111893423 gene encoding uncharacterized protein LOC111893423, whose product MEEIKYAVWSCCNDRALGPDGFSFRFIKKYWEIMKDDVCGFVDEFFQIGSIPDGSNILASIIDDLVSLEQSAFVKGRQILDGPFLVNEVIDWFKRKKKKLMVLKVEFDKAYDYVSWHYLLNIMEYMGFYHKCLRWILTCLESSCASVLLNAIPTKEFKLKRGLHDVMEKATGDSIYQGANVDDKVSGLRINLHNSNLYGVGSTLHDVEELVVLTGYSAAQMSFSYLGVAVGKT is encoded by the exons ATGGAGGAAATTAAATATGCTGTTTGGTCGTGCTGTAATGATCGCGCGCTGGGGCCGGATGGTTTCTCTTTTCGATTTATAAAAAAGTATTGGGAAATTATGAAAGATGATGTATGTGGTTTTGTAGATGAGTTCTTTCAAATTGGTTCTATACCTGATGGAT CGAACATATTGGCTAGTATTATTGATGATCTTGTTAGCCTAGAGCAGTCTGCTTTTGTGAAAGGTAGGCAAATTCTTGATGGTCCGTTCTTGGTGAATGAAGTTATAGATTGGttcaaaagaaagaaaaagaagttaaTGGTGTTAAAGGTGGAATTTGATAAGGCTTATGATTATGTGAGTTGGCATTATTTATTGAATATTATGGAGTATATGGGATTTTATCATAAATGTCTTAGATGGATTCTTACTTGTCTAGAGTCTTCTTGTGCTTCTGTTCTTTTAAATGCAATTCCTACAAAGGAATTTAAATTGAAGAGAG GCTTGCATGATGTGATGGAGAAGGCTACTGGTGATAGTATTTACCAAGGTGCGAATGTTGATGACAAGG TGTCTGGGTTAAGAATTAATTTACATAATTCAAATTTGTATGGTGTGGGTTCGACATTGCATGATGTGGAAGAGTTGGTTGTGCTTACAGGTTACTCGGCTGCTCAAATGTCGTTTTCTTACCTTGGAGTGGCAGTGGGAAAAACATAG